A stretch of Lysinibacillus agricola DNA encodes these proteins:
- the rfbA gene encoding glucose-1-phosphate thymidylyltransferase RfbA, with product MKGIILAGGSGTRLSPLTKSISKQLLPIYDKPMIYYPLSVLMLAGIREILVISTPRDLPIFQELLGDGSQWGMTLEYAQQKEPRGLADAFIIGEEFIGSDSVCLILGDNIFYGQGFTPVLKQAAALKEGALVFGYQVKDPERFGVVEFDGNLNVVSIEEKPMKPRSNFAVTGLYFYDNDVISIAKNVRPSERGEIEITDINNAYLKRKKLKVRLLGRGFSWLDTGTFESLLEAGQFVETVQKRQGFMIACLEEISLNNSWITKDEIIVKKGNNTYFKYLQSLKE from the coding sequence TTGAAAGGTATTATTCTTGCAGGTGGTAGTGGTACACGTTTATCCCCACTAACAAAATCTATTTCAAAACAATTGTTACCTATTTATGATAAACCAATGATTTATTATCCATTATCAGTTCTAATGTTGGCTGGCATTAGAGAAATATTGGTAATTAGTACCCCTAGAGATTTACCGATTTTTCAGGAATTGTTAGGAGACGGATCTCAATGGGGTATGACATTAGAATATGCTCAGCAAAAAGAGCCGAGAGGACTTGCTGATGCTTTTATAATAGGTGAAGAATTTATAGGAAGTGACTCAGTTTGTTTAATACTAGGTGATAATATATTTTATGGCCAAGGATTTACACCTGTTTTAAAACAAGCAGCTGCTTTAAAGGAGGGAGCACTAGTATTTGGATATCAAGTTAAAGATCCAGAACGTTTTGGTGTTGTTGAGTTTGATGGAAATTTAAATGTAGTTTCTATTGAAGAAAAGCCTATGAAACCTAGATCAAATTTTGCAGTTACGGGTTTATATTTTTATGATAATGATGTAATTTCTATAGCTAAAAATGTGAGACCATCTGAACGTGGGGAGATTGAAATTACTGATATAAATAATGCATATTTAAAAAGAAAAAAATTAAAGGTTCGACTTCTTGGGAGAGGATTCTCTTGGTTAGATACAGGTACATTTGAAAGCCTTTTGGAAGCTGGGCAGTTTGTGGAGACTGTTCAAAAAAGACAAGGTTTTATGATTGCTTGTTTAGAAGAAATCTCTTTGAATAATAGTTGGATTACAAAGGATGAAATTATTGTTAAAAAAGGGAACAATACATATTTTAAATACCTACAATCTTTGAAGGAATGA
- a CDS encoding DegT/DnrJ/EryC1/StrS family aminotransferase, with the protein MIPVTQPFMPSKKEYEKLLENLWDTKWLTNNGPYVVELEKELSERLAVHNLTYVTNGTLALQLAIKALDLQGEIITTPFSFIATTTSITWEGCKPVFVDIDPTTLSIDPEKIETVVTTNTVAIIATHVFGIPCDVERIEAIANKYNLKVIYDGAHAFGVTYKGRSIFNYGDISTYSFHATKVFHTVEGGGITCANKNLATKIELLRSYGYVGEDYYLPGINAKATEFHAAMGICNLNYIEHNLEKRKEISEFYNKLLPSDIHVIYITENVEYNYAYYPVLFNSEDTLLKIVSELKSKEIQTRRYFYPSLNKLPYLKDNNDCPVSESISKRILCLPLYANLDKKIVKKISDIINSIIEEES; encoded by the coding sequence ATGATACCAGTTACACAGCCTTTTATGCCTTCAAAAAAGGAATATGAAAAATTATTAGAGAATCTTTGGGATACTAAATGGTTGACAAATAACGGACCTTATGTAGTTGAATTGGAAAAAGAACTTTCAGAAAGATTAGCAGTACATAATTTAACATATGTTACTAACGGAACATTGGCGCTTCAATTAGCTATTAAAGCTTTAGACTTACAAGGAGAAATAATTACAACCCCATTTTCTTTTATCGCTACTACGACATCAATTACATGGGAAGGATGTAAACCTGTATTTGTTGATATTGATCCCACAACATTAAGTATTGATCCTGAGAAGATTGAAACTGTAGTTACTACAAATACTGTTGCAATTATTGCAACGCATGTTTTTGGTATTCCTTGTGATGTTGAAAGAATAGAAGCGATAGCCAATAAGTATAATTTGAAAGTAATATATGATGGTGCGCATGCATTTGGAGTAACTTATAAGGGGCGATCTATTTTCAATTACGGTGATATTTCAACGTACAGTTTTCATGCAACAAAAGTTTTCCACACTGTGGAAGGCGGAGGAATTACATGCGCTAATAAGAATCTTGCAACAAAAATTGAATTATTACGAAGTTATGGTTATGTAGGTGAAGATTATTATTTACCTGGAATTAATGCAAAAGCAACAGAATTTCATGCTGCAATGGGGATATGTAATTTAAATTATATTGAGCACAACTTAGAAAAACGCAAAGAAATAAGTGAATTTTATAATAAGCTATTACCTAGTGATATCCATGTGATTTATATTACAGAAAATGTTGAATACAACTATGCATATTACCCTGTTTTATTCAACAGTGAGGATACTTTATTAAAAATAGTCTCAGAATTGAAATCCAAAGAAATTCAAACTCGTCGTTATTTTTACCCTTCTTTAAATAAATTACCTTATCTTAAGGACAATAATGACTGTCCAGTTTCAGAAAGTATTTCAAAAAGAATCCTCTGCTTACCTTTATATGCAAATTTAGATAAAAAAATAGTAAAAAAAATATCGGACATCATAAATTCGATAATTGAGGAGGAAAGCTAA